A window of the Synchiropus splendidus isolate RoL2022-P1 chromosome 6, RoL_Sspl_1.0, whole genome shotgun sequence genome harbors these coding sequences:
- the plch2b gene encoding 1-phosphatidylinositol 4,5-bisphosphate phosphodiesterase eta-2 produces MHSSGMNVSPAMAPQSPGDSPPMATLSLKTTYQSLGSVSSEPFASLQPNAASSQTKASSHSLHSPTQSIMSSPKLWQKASISRLAEEFFWIGGSVVAQPKWRLGQIVERCMCTMQTGTQMSKLKGKKKGLLRFYYLDEHKSCVRWRPSRKQDKAKITIDSIHEVCEGKKSEMFRRYADNRFDPNCCFSIYYGERVKSLDLVTTNAEEARTWITGLKYLMAGISDEDSLARRQRTRDQWLQQTFSEADKNGDGTLSIGEVHQLLHKLNVNLPKQKVREMFQEADTDENQGSLGFEEFCSFYKMISTRRDLYLIMISYSNQKEVMDLSDLARFLENEQKMRGVAREHLMDIVAKFEPCPENLQRMVLGIDGFTNYMRSPGGDIFNPDHHQVNQDMTQPLGNYFIATSHNTYLSGDQLLSQSRVEMYAYVLQAGCRCVEVDCWDGPDGEPIIHHGYTLTSKILFKDVIETINKYAFSKSQFPVILSIENHCTVPQQKKMARYLQEVLQDKLDLSTINVHECKRLPSPEVLKGKILVKGKKLPANLDPEAEEGDVSDEDTGDEEEEEDDEEDDEESAQSGNSGMLVHHPKKKRRFGRSIIRSFKRKRKKRVRVKNKSLSDGESDHSSSKERTQIVYHPKKRKTMRLSRALSDLVKYTKSVRVHDIETQAFNNSWQVSSLNETVMNQILLLKPGQLVRFNQRQLLRVYPSNYRVDSSNFNPQPYWNAGCHMVAMNYQTEGRMLELNRAKFASNGNCGYILKPKIMRKGAFNPNVEDPLPGQRKTQLVLKIISGQQLPKPKDSMFGDRGEIIDPFVEVEIIGLPVDCSKEQTRVVDDNGFNPMWEETLVFNIQMPQVALVRFQVWDHDPIGRDFIGQRTVAFRSLMPGYRHVYLEGLTESSIFVHVAIHHMTGKLKPTNAVQVARKHIQKAAQKHMKGQPRQPSLDFSVQSSEDGRSVYFRKDMDNLSLDSKNGELSLVVAAMHKGAMSEPVRRAFRVKIHEPTESRRGLDEQLSTDSTRARLQKQFSFDEDTSCPNSPVLKSQNTIEEELDHMIPECAEDSPAQLQPEPSQELVAEKEPEDVTTPPELQTETHTGPEQEPLKPHESVSFTPPSSPARVRRTLETPATRQRPTLLGQARSQSCPRKQISSPVTPMLNHRAAPKWQSQRAQSCGNSVRPIPNGLCLSDSMSSSGGSTDSLEFEPSGEAEQREGTLQREMKALFDHKMREIRCKSPLFIDDESD; encoded by the exons TGGAGAGATGCATGTGCACGATGCAGACAGGCACTCAGATGAGCAAGCTGAAGGGGAAGAAGAAAGGCCTGCTTCGTTTTTACTACCTGGACGAGCACAAGTCCTGCGTACGCTGGAGGCCCTCCAGGAAGCAGGACAAAGCCAAAA TCACCATCGACTCCATCCACGAGGTCTGTGAGGGGAAGAAGTCCGAGATGTTCCGGAGATACGCCGACAACCGCTTCGACCCCAACTGCTGCTTCAGCATCTACTACGGGGAGCGAGTGAAGTCTCTAGACCTGGTCACCACCAACGCGGAGGAAGCAAGAACGTGGATCACCGGACTCAAGTACCTGATGGCTGGCATCAGCGATGAAGACAGTCTCGCCCGGAGACAGCGCACACGAGATCA ATGGTTGCAGCAGACGTTCTCGGAGGCGGACAAAAACGGAGACGGCACTCTCAGCATCGGGGAGGTGCACCAGCTGCTTCACAAACTCAATGTGAATTTACCCAAGCAGAAGGTCCGGGAGATGTTCCAA GAAGCAGACACAGATGAGAACCAGGGTTCGCTGGGATTCGAAGAGTTCTGCTCCTTCTATAAGATGATATCCACGCGGAGAGACCTCTACCTGATCATGATCTCCTACAGTAATCAGAAAGAAGTCATGGACCTCAGTGACCTGGCTCGCTTTCTGGAGAATGAACAGAAG ATGCGAGGTGTCGCCAGAGAGCATCTGATGGATATTGTGGCCAAGTTCGAACCGTGTCCTGAGAACCTGCAGAGGATGGTGCTGGGTATTGACG ggtTCACAAACTACATGAGGAGCCCCGGGGGCGACATCTTCAACCCCGACCACCACCAGGTCAACCAGGACATGACGCAGCCTTTAGGTAACTACTTCATTGCCACGTCGCACAACACCTACCTGAGCGGGGACCAGCTGCTGTCACAGTCCAGGGTGGAGATGTACGCCTACGTTCTCCAGGCTGGCTGTCGCTGCGTGGAGG TGGACTGCTGGGACGGTCCAGATGGGGAGCCCATCATCCACCACGGCTACACTTTGACGTCAAAGATTCTCTTCAAGGACGTCATTGAAACGATCAACAAATATGCCTTCTCAAAATCACA GTTCCCAGTGATTTTGTCCATAGAGAACCACTGCACCGTGCCTCAGCAGAAGAAGATGGCTAGGTACCTTCAAGAAGTTCTGCAGGACAAGCTGGACTTATCGACCATCAACGTGCACGAGTGCAAGCGGCTGCCGTCACCAGAGGTCCTGAAGGGAAAGATTTTAGTCAag GGTAAGAAGTTGCCAGCAAACCTGGATCCAGAAGCAGAGGAAGGAGACGTGTCCGATGAAGACACAGgggatgaggaagaagaggaagacgatgaGGAAGACGATGAAGAGAGCGCACAG AGCGGCAACAGTGGGATGCTGGTTCATCATCCGAAGAAGAAGAGACGATTCGGCAGATCAATTATCAGAAGCTTCAAACGAAAG AGGAAAAAGCGAGTGAGAGTGAAAAACAAGAGCCTGTCTGACGGGGAATctgaccacagcagcagcaaagaaAGGACACAAATTGTCTACCACCCAAA aaagaggaaaacaatgcGACTCTCCCGGGCTTTGTCGGACCTGGTCAAATACACCAAATCTGTCCGGGTCCACGACATTGAAACGCAAG CGTTCAATAACAGTTGGCAAGTATCATCCCTCAACGAAACTGTGATGAACCAGATCCTGCTGCTGAAACCGGGCCAGTTGGTCCGCTTTAACCAGCGCCAGCTTCTCAGAGTCTACCCGTCCAACTACAGAGTGGACTCCAGCAACTTCAACCCTCAGCCGTACTGGAACGCTGGCTGTCATATGG tTGCGATGAATTATCAAACAGAGGGTCGGATGCTTGAACTCAACCGAGCAAAGTTCGCCAGCAACGGAAACTGTGGATATATCCTGAAGCCAAAAATCATGCGCAAAG GTGCCTTTAACCCCAACGTGGAGGATCCTCTGCCAGGACAGCGAAAGACCCAGTTGGTCTTAAAAATCATCAGTGGACAGCAGCTTCCCAAACCCAAGGATTCCATGTTTGGGgacagaggagag ATTATTGATCCATTCGTGGAGGTTGAGATAATCGGCCTCCCTGTCGACTGCTCGAAGGAGCAGACCAGGGTGGTGGACGACAACG GTTTCAATCCCATGTGGGAAGAGACGCTTGTGTTCAACATTCAAATGCCTCAGGTGGCGCTGGTGCGCTTCCAGGTTTGGGATCACGACCCGATCGGGAGAGACTTCATTGGACAAAGGACTGTAGCCTTTAGGAGCCTGATGCCAG GGTACCGACATGTCTACCTGGAGGGCTTGACTGAGTCGTCTATTTTCGTCCATGTTGCCATCCATCACATGACAGGAAAG TTGAAGCCGACAAATGCTGTGCAAGTCGCCCGGAAGCACATTCAAAAGGCAGCCCAGAAGCACATGAAGGGTCAGCCTCGGCAGCCGTCGCTGGACTTCTCTGTGCAGTCCTCGGAAGATGGACGCAGCGTCTACTTTCGCAAGGACATGGACAACTTGTCCCTGGACAGCAAAAATGGAGAGCTGTCTTTGGTGGTGGCAGCCATGCACAAAGGAGCCATGAGTGAACCAGTGAGACGCGCGTTCAGAGTTAAAATTCACGAACCGACTGAGTCGAGGAGAGGCTTGGACGAGCAGCTGTCCACAGACTCCACTAGGGCTCGCCTTCAGAAGCAGTTTAGCTTCGATGAAGACACCTCGTGTCCCAACAGTCCCGTCCTGAAGAGCCAGAACACAATAGAGGAAGAACTGGACCACATGATCCCAGAGTGTGCTGAAGATTCCCCAGCACAGCTGCAGCCCGAACCCTCGCAAGAATTAGTTGCAGAGAAAGAGCCTGAGGACGTCACAACACCACCAGAActgcagacagaaacacacactggaCCAGAGCAAGAACCTCTCAAACCCCATGAAAGCGTCTCGTTTACCCCGCCATCCTCACCCGCAAGAGTCAGAAGAACTCTGGAGACTCCCGCCACCCGCCAGCGCCCCACTCTTCTAGGACAAGCACGCTCACAAAGCTGCCCTCGGAAACAGATCTCGTCCCCTGTGACCCCGATGCTGAACCACAGGGCCGCTCCTAAGTGGCAGAGCCAGCGGGCACAGAGCTGCGGCAACAGTGTGCGACCCATCCCCAACGGCCTGTGCCTCTCTGACAGCATGTCCAGCAGCGGTGGCAGCACTGACAGTCTGGAGTTTGAGCCCTCTGGAGAGGCCGAGCAACGAGAGGGAACCTTACAGCGGGAGATGAAGGCTCTCTTCGACCACAAGATGAGAGAGATCCGCTGTAAATCACCACTGTTCATAGATG ATGAATCGGATTAG